One segment of Panicum virgatum strain AP13 chromosome 3K, P.virgatum_v5, whole genome shotgun sequence DNA contains the following:
- the LOC120696629 gene encoding cytochrome P450 94B3-like — translation MAVPEMQSSAALSLLILLLPILLYISCHLARTLAKKKPTTHGLKSHPLLGHLPAFLKNRHRFLDWSTELIVVSPDHRMGFWIPGMRTGIVTANPADVEHLLRANFANYPKGDHATSMLRDFLGRGLFNSDGDQWLWQRKNASLQFATRSLRRFVVEVVQAEVANRLLPLLRRSNAGGDVLDLQDVLERFAFDAICMVAFGHDPGCLADGGTLAEARSDFMRTFGEAQDLIVGRFLEPIEVSWKVKKWLNVGTERRLKKAIADVHAFAMDIVRARRRSASPGARDDDVLSRFVASDDGTHSDDDEVLRDIVLSFLIAGRETTSSALTWFFWLVSSRPDVVARIAAEVRAARESAGTRAGEPFGFDALRGMHYLHAALTESMRLYPPVPIDSQSCAADDTLPDGTHVGGGWSVTYSAYAMGRLAAIWGDDCAEYRPERWLGEDGAFRPESPFRYTVFHAGPRMCLGKEMAYVQMKSIVASVLEEFVVDVKEDAAGGVPEHVLSVTLRMKGGLPVQVRRC, via the coding sequence ATGGCCGTCCCAGAAATGCAAAGCTCTGCTGCACTCTCCCTGCTGATCCTACTGCTTCCCATACTACTGTACATCTCCTGCCACCTCGCAAGAACTCTGGCCAAGAAGAAACCCACCACGCATGGCCTCAAATCCCACCCTCTCCTCGGCCACCTCCCGGCGTTCCTCAAGAACCGCCACCGCTTCCTCGACTGGTCCACCGAGCTCATCGTCGTCAGCCCCGACCACCGGATGGGCTTCTGGATCCCCGGGATGCGGACGGGCATCGTCACCGCCAACCCCGCCGACGTCGAGCACCTCCTCCGCGCCAACTTCGCCAACTACCCCAAGGGCGACCACGCCACCTCCATGCTCCGGGACTTCCTCGGCCGCGGCCTCTTCAACTCCGACGGCGACCAGTGGCTCTGGCAGCGCAAGAACGCCAGCCTCCAGTTCGCCACACGCTCGCTCCGCAGGTTCGTCGTCGAAGTCGTGCAGGCCGAGGTCGCCAACCGGCTgctcccgctgctgcggcggagTAACGCTGGCGGCGACGTCCTCGACCTGCAGGACGTGCTCGAACGGTTCGCGTTCGACGCCATCTGCATGGTGGCGTTCGGGCACGACCCGGGCTGCCTCGCCGACGGCGGCACCCTGGCCGAGGCGAGGTCCGACTTCATGCGCACGTTCGGCGAGGCGCAGGACCTCATCGTCGGCCGGTTCCTGGAGCCCATCGAGGTCTCATGGAAGGTCAAGAAGTGGCTCAACGTCGGCACCGAGCGCCGCCTGAAGAAGGCCATCGCCGACGTCCACGCGTTCGCCATGGACATCGTCCGCGCCCGGCGCCGGAGCGCGTCACCGGGCGCCCGGGACGACGACGTCCTGTCGCGGTTCGTGGCGAGCGACGACGGCACccacagcgacgacgacgaggtgcTCCGGGACATCGTGCTCAGCTTCCTCATCGCCGGGCGCGAGACGACGTCGTCGGCGCTGACGTGGTTCTTCTGGCTCGTGTCGTCGCGGCCGGACGTGGTGGCGCGCATCGCCGCCGAGGTCCGCGCGGCGCGCGAGTCCGCCGgcacgcgcgccggcgagccgttCGGGTTCGACGCCCTGCGCGGCATGCACTACCTGCACGCCGCGCTCACGGAGTCGATGCGGCTGTACCCGCCGGTGCCGATTGACTCGCAGTCGTGCGCCGCCGACGACACGCTGCCCGACGGCACgcacgtcggcggcggctggtCCGTGACCTACAGCGCGTACGCCATGGGGAGGCTCGCGGCGATATGGGGCGACGACTGCGCCGAGTACAGGCCGGAGCGGTggctcggcgaggacggcgcgTTCCGACCGGAGAGCCCGTTCCGGTACACGGTGTTCCATGCAGGGCCGAGGATGTGCCTGGGGAAGGAGATGGCGTACGTGCAGATGAAGTCGATCGTTGCGAGCGTGCTCGAAGAGTTTGTGGTCGACGTCAAGGAGGatgccgccggcggcgtgcccGAGCACGTGCTCTCCGTGACGCTCAGAATGAAAGGGGGCTTGCCTGTGCAAGTAAGGAGGTGCTGA
- the LOC120700323 gene encoding uncharacterized protein LOC120700323: protein MGYLQGLKWDDAVKKYPDVFRAFDISKIAESRNQEIPGGGESPNQLNERCVSYLNKIAQEHTDACSWQFSSIWFYANYAAIAWIGERVVVVSHSAAIQELCRHTYPPNSSIHRNIPNTSLNVFRVSGVTGRWILERCGDVIHLDGNGIRENSFVGDGASV from the exons ATGGGATATCTCCAAGGCTTGAAATGGGATGATGCTGTAAAGAAATATCCAGATGTTTTCAGAGCCTTTGACATTTCTAAAATTGCTGAGAGCAGAAATCAAGAAATACCG GGTGGTGGAGAAAGCCCGAATCAGTTAAATGAGCGATGTGTTTCTTACTTAAATAAGATTGCCCAAGAACACACCG ATGCATGCTCATGGCAGTTCTCAAGCATTTGGTTCTACGCTAATTATGCTGCTATTGCATGGATAGGGGAGAGGGTTGTGGTGGTCTCCCACAGTGCAGCCATACAGGAGCTGTGCAGGCACACCTATCCACCCAACAGCTCCATTCATAGGAACATTCCTAACACTTCATTGAACGTTTTCCGTGTCTCCGGCGTCACTGGGCGGTGGATCCTCGAGAGGTGTGGAGACGTCATCCATCTTGATGGAAATGGCATTCGGGAGAACTCATTTGTGGGCGACGGGGCCTCTGTGTAA
- the LOC120696638 gene encoding phosphoglycerate mutase-like protein 4, translating into MSPTLVSAPSGAEEFTEVVVVRHGETSGNTSRILQGQLDPELNEIGRQQALVVAHRLSKEAKPAAIYSSDLKRAAETAKIIAKVCGVTNVSAFCSFF; encoded by the exons ATGTCGCCCACCCTGGTGTCGGCGCCCAGCGGCGCCGAGGAGTTtacggaggtggtggtggtgcggcaCGGGGAGACCTCCGGGAACACCTCCCGCATCCTCCAG GGACAATTGGACCCAGAGCTAAATGAGATTGGTAGACAGCAAGCCCTTGTG GTGGCTCATCGGCTGTCAAAAGAAGCCAAACCAGCTGCCATATACTCTTCTGATTTGAAGCGTGCTGCTGAGACTGCAAAAATTATAGCAAAAGTGTGTGGTGTAACAAATGTAAGTGCATTCTGTTCTTTTTTCTGA